A window of Nitratireductor kimnyeongensis genomic DNA:
AAGCATTCCCTGGATCCATTGGCCCACGCCGTCCAGCAGTGGGCGCGATTTGGCTTCCGCTACCCAGCTGGGCGGGTTCGCACCCATCAGCCAGTTGAGAAACAGTAGGGCAACAGCCACCACCAGAATACCGCGTGCGGCACCGTAGAGGAAGCCGAGCGTGCGGTCGAGCGCACCGATGCGCGAATCGATGATGAAATCCGCGATCTTCATCGTGATGATCGTCACCACGATCAGTGCAATGAGAAACACCACCGCTGCTGCAACCGCAAGGGCCAACATATCGTTGCTGATATAGGGTGTGACATAGGGCAGAACCAGCGAATGAAAATAATAGGCCGCCACGGCGGCTGCCGCCCATGATGCGATCGACAACACTTCGCGTGAAAAACCACGCACCATGGCCAACATGGCCGAAACGAGCGTG
This region includes:
- a CDS encoding CvpA family protein; this translates as MPITLLDGILVGFTLVSAMLAMVRGFSREVLSIASWAAAAVAAYYFHSLVLPYVTPYISNDMLALAVAAAVVFLIALIVVTIITMKIADFIIDSRIGALDRTLGFLYGAARGILVVAVALLFLNWLMGANPPSWVAEAKSRPLLDGVGQWIQGMLPDDPDNSVFDRLTDGASGEGETAN